A stretch of DNA from Methylomicrobium lacus LW14:
AACAAAAACGCGCGCGCAACGAGCCGCTGAGAGAAGTTGGAACTGTATACACTTTTTTACCAAGCAAAGCAGTGATGCCCTTCAAACAGAAATTACCTTTCCAAACGAGGTGACATTCAACCTGGATGGTGAGCCCCCTTCATGCCGCTTTGAGCTAGCAATTTATGAAGCAGAAAAACAGTTGGTCAGCTTAGGAGCTGGTTACGCTGTTTTAGAAAATAAAAGAGCCAGGGTTCGCCTGAAACAGGGGCGCGTTAGATGTAAACGAAAATCGCCGAGTGATGGGCTGACTCTCGTCGCTTTATATGGAGGCTCCGTACTCTCCGAAATACCTATTCAAAATACCGCAGTCACCGTCGGGGAAATACCGCTTGGCTTTGAGTCTGTAGACGAGCATTGGCAACTTTGTGGGCAAGCTAGCTTTAGAACGAAATGTACTGATCTATTGCTTTTGCTGCCAAACGACTCGGCAATTGATGTTGAGGGTGGCGTTTTTACCGAATACGATAAATGTCTTGGTTGTGATGCTGTTAATGTTCAAGGCCAATGTGTTGTCAGCGTAACGACTGAAGAAACATTTCGCATTAGAACAGGTGATTTGGTCTCGACAAGTCTCGCACTTGACTTGAAAGGTAATGTTTTAAAATGGCCCAGTTTGCCAAGTACCGTATTTTTAGGTGTACCCGCAGTTGAATGGATTATTTCTGATCCGGCCCTTGGTGCGAAAGGGACGTATATCCATCTTTCAGGCAAAGCGGTTGATGCGTGCTCGTTGCAACAACGACTGGGGCGTCACTATTTGTCAGTTCGCAATAATGAAAACATAACACTCCTGCGTAAACGTATTGGAATCCTCCCGGCTGATTTTAAAATTAAGCTAAAGAGCGGAGAGCAGTCTAATCGAGGGAGTATACTGTTTTACACCAAAACTCCGTGTCTTTATCAACTGGAAACGCCCCATGTTACGGTACGGCGTGTGCGACATGATGATCACACGGAATTTTCTCTCGAAGTGGTCGGGATGCCCCCCGCGCATGTGTCTGTGCTTATAACCCCTAATCTCGAAAGCGATCCAATTCGCATAGATTTACCTTTTCCTACGTCGGGTTATTTAGCATTTGATAAAGATGAACTGCCTTTACCAAAATCCTTGCCCATTTCAGAACTTTTGGGGGGGCGTATTTATTTGTTTGGACGGGCAGAGCAGTCAACAACCAAGTACACAATGGAATTGAGTTTAAAGGGAGGCATGGCCTCTAATGCACGCTATACATGGCATGTACGGGTTAGTGATAAGCCCCTTGAAGTGAATCTCTTTAACCTGAAAGACCAGATAGAGAGCTTACTTTCCTTACAAATTGGCATTGACCAAATCGTAGAACTGACCATCGACAATAATATCGTTTGTCGCATCGGTAGATATGCTGTTGAAATGCAGCTTGATGTTAGTCGGCGGTTATTGGTTTCATCAGCTAACATCAGCAAGCGTGGCAAGTTGCCCAAACCTATGCTAATGCTGTTGTGTGAGCCTGAGCGTCACCCAATCGAGCTACGTTCTCGTATGACACAAGGTGTCGCTACAGGTGAATTTGAACTACCGGATATTACTGACAAATTGGGTCCTTGGTTAATTGTTCCTCAAAAAAATTCATCTGTTGCGTTTCGGCCCTTATTCTTAGCTGGAAATTTAGAACAGGGTGAGCGTATTAGTGAGATACGCAATCTGCAGAGAGCGGTGTTAATGTTCAATCCTACATCGTCTTCGAATTCATTTGATGCAGTGTTGAATGCAATGGTGTTGGATCCTGCACACAGCAGTTGGCAATTCTTACGGGCTTTATACGACAATTACGGTTATTTGCCGCTGTCCACTTTTGAAGCTTGGCGTGCCTTAGCGAGGATCCCATCTGCTTTGGCAATGGCGATGTTTAAGTTTGAAATGTCTGTCGACTTTATCTCTCGTATTGAGGCTGAGTTCCCTTTTATATGGGAGCTGTTTCCAATTTTAGAGATAAAAAACGCAGCGAATAAATTAAAGTCTTACTTAATGCAGAAAGGTGTTAGGGAGGACTTCATACCTGAGCTTATCAAGAAAATGTATCAACGCCTCGGTGAGGCAATTCCGTCATATAACGGCAATATACAACAGTGGCTCAATGATGGTAGCCTTCCCCAAGAGGTTCAAATGCCAGAGGCGACGATGCAACGTGTTGTTTCCAGTTGGTATCAGGAGCTGATTCGAGCGAGAAGGGACGATAGTTGGCCAGAGTTTGGTGGTAGTCGTTTGAAACGCTGGTGTTTATCCCAACAAGAAAGTCCCATTTCATTCGAGCCCGAAATGGACTATCGCAATGCAGTTGTATATCTACCTGTATTTGCTGCTGCTGTAGCATTAGGGAAAAGCAAATTCGACGATGTTTTCGTTAATTCAACAGATGCAATATTCTTTTTAAGGCAAGTGAGAGATTTTGATAGCCAGTGGTTTGCTTATGTGTATCAGTATTCTCTGCTTCGTTTTGCCGCAAATAACAAATTAAAAAATAAGGAATTGGAATTCCATGTCTAAATATTTTTCTTCTCTTGTAGACCAGTCTTTATCACGCTCAACCGAAGCAACACTGGGCGTTCTGGGAATTACTAATCCTGCATTGCGTGAGCACTTAAGCTCTTTAATGAAGTCTGAATGCGGAAAGGATGGCTCTTTTCTAGCACCGCCTATTTTTGAGCAGATGTTTGGTTGGCAAGAATCAGACATCACGATGCATGATTTGGCAATCAAAGGGGGGCTTTTAAGCAAGGAAGTGGTCGAGTCGCTTGATGGCGAGCAAAACGGCCGCTACCGTTTCGGCGCGAACTGGCATCCTTTTACCCATCAGCTTGCGAGTTGGAGATCGCTACTCGAGAAGAAGCATTCTGTCGTTGTGACTAGCGGCACCGGCTCAGGGAAAACAGAATGCTTTATGGTCCCGGTACTGGAAGACCTTTACCGGGAATATAAGGACAACGGCAGCAAACCACTGATTGGTGTTCGCGCATTATTTCTCTATCCTCTCAATGCACTGATTAACTCGCAAAGAGAACGTTTAAATGCCTGGACTCAGTCCTTTGATAAAGGAATTCGTTATTGCCTTTACAACGGTAAAACGGAAGAGCATCGTGCGAAAGTCAGAAGTGAGCAGGCTTTAAAACTAAATGAGATCTTATCTCGTGAACTGATGCGGGAAGAGCCGGCGCCAATCCTCGTCACCAATGGCACGATGCTGGAATATATGCTTGTGCGCCAGATTGATGCGCCGATCTTACAACAGTCCCGGAAAGAACAGTCTCTTCGCTGGATAGTATTGGACGAAGCTCATACCTATGCCGGCTCACAGGCAGCGGAGTTGGCGTTGCAGTTGCGTCGAGTGATGCACGCCTTTGGCGTGAGCCCTCAACAGGTCCGCTTTGTGGCAACTTCCGCAACCATCGCAGGTGGCGATACTGAACAACAGTTGAAGAAGTTTCTTTCGGATTTATCCGGAGTACCAATCGATCAAATCGATGTTTTGGGTGGAAACCGGGTTATTCCGAGTCTGCCGAATAGCAAAAATGTTCCCGTCAAACTAGATGATTTGGAAGCGATACCGCTTACGAACACCAAGGCGCCTCATATTCATTTCGAGCGTTACCAAATGCTTACACACTCGCCGGAAGCCAGATTGCTTAGGGATATTTTAGTCACTACACCTAGGCCGCTAAAACTGACGGAAATTGCCGATCAATTCAGTCGACGAACAGGTCATAGCCTTTCTCAATCCGAGTTTCTACGTTGGCTAGATGTTTGTACAGGTACTCAGTCCTCCGAAGACGAACCCGCGTTTTTGAAGCTTAGAGCGCATTTTTTTCAGCGTACCATTCAAGGTCTTTGGTCGTGTTTTAATAAAGATTGTGAGGCGAAAAGGAATACACCTCTACCAGGAAATTGGCCTTTCGGTTATGTCTATGTAAGCCGGCGCCAAACCTGTAGCTGTGGCAGCCCTGTTTTTGAAGTGGGCTTTTGTAATGAATGCAACGAACCGCATTTATTGGCACGGGATAAACGGGGCAAATTGGTGCAATGGAACGAATCGGGGGGCGATGAGTTTTCTTTGTTGAGCGAGGTAGATAACGACGAAACGCCATCCGATAGGGAGTCGTCCCAGCGTTCCGCCAAAAATCTACTTATTTTGTCTTCCAGTCCTAATGAAGACCTAGGGTTTATTCCCGTTGATCTGGATATGAACAGCGCTGAATTTCACGTTAAATCAGGAGAGACTGTGCGTCTTGGCCTGAATGATGGTGAGGTGGTTTGTAGTAAAGTTGGCTGTGAATATGCGGGTAGCAAGGGGGCTTTACCTTTTCGGCGATCATTATTGGGTTCTCCGTTTTACGTAGCGAATGCAGTACCCACCGTCTTGGAATATTGCCCTGATTTCAAAAATGAAGATGGGCAAAAAGGGCACGGACCGCAATCACTGCCCGGCCGTGGTCGCAGACTGATTACGTTTACCGACAGTCGCCAGGGGACTGCACGTATGGCGGTGAGTATGCAGCAAGAAGCGGAACGAAATCGCGTGCGTGGTCTTATCGTAGAAGTGCTTTCATCTCACCAAAGGACTTTGTCAAATCAATCCACGCCTGCCGAGGGAGTCACGGCACAAGATTTGTTGGATCAAGCCAATAACCTTAGGGCTATGGGAATGGTTGCGATGGCAAATGTGCTTGAAGAGAAGGCGAGAACCGTGGCATCAGGCGCTGTAACGACATTGGCCGAGCTCACATGGGGTGAACTGGCCAATGAGCTTAGGCAAAAGACCGACATTAAAACATCGATGCTGCATTATAACCAATATCATAAGCCGGAAATTTTTAGGCCAAATGATGGGCCTTTAAAATTAGCTGAAATGCTGATGTTTCGTGAATTTATGCGTAGACCTAAATTTAAAAACAGTCTTGAAACCCAAGGCTTGGTTAAGGTCGGTTATAGTGGTCTAAAAAATATAAGTACTTTGCCGGATTATTGGGAAGACAGTAAGCTTTCTCTGACTGATTGGAAAGACTTCCTAAAAGTTGCTCTCGATTTTTATGTAAGAGAAGGGAGCTTTATCCAACTTGAGGAGGATTGGCGCTCATGGATTGGCACTCGCTTTTCGCCTAAGGTGTTGCGAAACCCAGTTTCCGAAGAAGCCGACGATAATCAAGTAAAGCGATGGCCAAACATTCGTAATGGAAATTACAGCCAGCGATTGATCAAAATGCTGCTATTGGCTGCCAACCTCGATCCAGCCAAAAAGGGCGATGTTGACCGTGTGAATTTTTGGTTAGGGAAAGCGTGGTTGCAATTGACCGAGAACAACCGGGTATTGAAGTCCGATGGGAACCGATTCTATCTGGCAAAAGAACAAATGACGTTTTCGTTAGTCGATAGAGCGTTTGTTTGTCCGGTCACTAATAAATTGTTGGATACCGCTTTTAAAGTCTTAACCCCTTACCTTCCCACTCATATCAAGTTCAATCGTTTGACAGATGAAGAACGTAACCGCTTTAAGGTAACAGAGGTCATGTTGCCAGAGGTTTGGGAGTTTGATCATTCGCAGGAAGATTATGTCCTCGGACTGGAAAAAGTGAGAAAGTTGGTTGGTAGCAACGAGGCGATTAGAAATCTAAGATCGCAAAATCTATGGACGAATCTTAACGATAGAGCCGTCGAAGGAGGGTTTTACTATCGCACTGCGGAGCACTCGGCACAACAATCTTCTGAGCGGCTCGAAGACTACGAAGAACTGTTTAAAAAAGGCCAAATCAACGTACTCAATTGCTCCACGACTATGGAAATGGGGGTAGATATTGGTGGTATTGCTGCCGTTGTAATGAATAACGTACCTCCGCATCCTGCAAACTATTTACAGCGTGCAGGGAGGGCTGGACGCAGTAAGGAAGCAAGAGCACTTGCTTATACCCTGTGTAAGGGTAATCCTCATGATCAACAGGTTTTTGCAAATCCATCTTGGCCTTTTGAAACTGTCATACCAGCACCTGCAGTTGCTCTTAATTCCGCTAGATTAGTTCAAAGGCACGTCAATTCGCTGATGTTGGCGAATTTTTTATGCCATGAGGTGGGTGTAACAACAAAAGAAAAGACCCGGCTCGATACACAATGGTTTTTTAATGACGAGCATGGCGACTCCCTTTGTGATCGTTTTATCAGTTGGCTTGGAAAAGCAACATTAGATTTAGACCAAGCTGTAAACGACTTGGCAAAAGGTACCGCGTTACAAGGTTTGTCGTCATTCCAGTTGCGAACTGAGACTATTATCAAAATCAAACAGCTTCAGTCGCGTTGGTTAGAGGATTATCGTTATCTTGTTGCCGAAGAAAGTAACGCAAAACCGAATAGTCCCTATTTAATGCGCATTCAAATAGAAAAGCGCCGTCATTCAGAAGAGTATCTTTTGCGAGATTTGGCTGCACGCACATTCTTGCCTGGCTATGGTTTTCCTACTGATGTTGTAAATTTCGATAATTTTACGATTGAGGATTACATACGTGAGAAGGAATCTAACAAAACTTCTACGAAAGACCGTGATGATAATGTATCCCGATATAAAGGATTGCCATCGCGCAACCTTGCTATTGCTGTTCGAGAATATGCACCGGGAGCCGAAGTTATTTTAGACGGAAGAGTGTTCCGTTCGGCTGGTGTATCGTTGCATTGGCATAATCTAAATAGCAATACCAATGAAGCACAGAAATTTGATATCGCATGGCGATGCGACAGCTGTGGTGGGCTTGGTTACGAAGAAGGTGTTG
This window harbors:
- a CDS encoding STY4851/ECs_5259 family protein, which produces MHRVRAPSILEFSIWLAAFLNRRSLKQPDQRPLYEYHVSNEEYGDLKRLLSEFGNKASFTQDKSANACFTLFCAEWYRREYERDCGWSWDPIWSTLGFTLSAGELRRVVPKGLEEFWDRPIRFYESERRNFLGSVFSEGGLPFRLLKQSNNRFQSVFARILKQYESAELLGYTTRQLATNLIEQAGLPQVFSEDTSVELVAQMADELVSIVHLYGLDKQDEPVSELDAVSPKWRERFPIPLDEETGNEFLNGLLRTASTKTRAQRAAERSWNCIHFFTKQSSDALQTEITFPNEVTFNLDGEPPSCRFELAIYEAEKQLVSLGAGYAVLENKRARVRLKQGRVRCKRKSPSDGLTLVALYGGSVLSEIPIQNTAVTVGEIPLGFESVDEHWQLCGQASFRTKCTDLLLLLPNDSAIDVEGGVFTEYDKCLGCDAVNVQGQCVVSVTTEETFRIRTGDLVSTSLALDLKGNVLKWPSLPSTVFLGVPAVEWIISDPALGAKGTYIHLSGKAVDACSLQQRLGRHYLSVRNNENITLLRKRIGILPADFKIKLKSGEQSNRGSILFYTKTPCLYQLETPHVTVRRVRHDDHTEFSLEVVGMPPAHVSVLITPNLESDPIRIDLPFPTSGYLAFDKDELPLPKSLPISELLGGRIYLFGRAEQSTTKYTMELSLKGGMASNARYTWHVRVSDKPLEVNLFNLKDQIESLLSLQIGIDQIVELTIDNNIVCRIGRYAVEMQLDVSRRLLVSSANISKRGKLPKPMLMLLCEPERHPIELRSRMTQGVATGEFELPDITDKLGPWLIVPQKNSSVAFRPLFLAGNLEQGERISEIRNLQRAVLMFNPTSSSNSFDAVLNAMVLDPAHSSWQFLRALYDNYGYLPLSTFEAWRALARIPSALAMAMFKFEMSVDFISRIEAEFPFIWELFPILEIKNAANKLKSYLMQKGVREDFIPELIKKMYQRLGEAIPSYNGNIQQWLNDGSLPQEVQMPEATMQRVVSSWYQELIRARRDDSWPEFGGSRLKRWCLSQQESPISFEPEMDYRNAVVYLPVFAAAVALGKSKFDDVFVNSTDAIFFLRQVRDFDSQWFAYVYQYSLLRFAANNKLKNKELEFHV
- a CDS encoding DEAD/DEAH box helicase; its protein translation is MSKYFSSLVDQSLSRSTEATLGVLGITNPALREHLSSLMKSECGKDGSFLAPPIFEQMFGWQESDITMHDLAIKGGLLSKEVVESLDGEQNGRYRFGANWHPFTHQLASWRSLLEKKHSVVVTSGTGSGKTECFMVPVLEDLYREYKDNGSKPLIGVRALFLYPLNALINSQRERLNAWTQSFDKGIRYCLYNGKTEEHRAKVRSEQALKLNEILSRELMREEPAPILVTNGTMLEYMLVRQIDAPILQQSRKEQSLRWIVLDEAHTYAGSQAAELALQLRRVMHAFGVSPQQVRFVATSATIAGGDTEQQLKKFLSDLSGVPIDQIDVLGGNRVIPSLPNSKNVPVKLDDLEAIPLTNTKAPHIHFERYQMLTHSPEARLLRDILVTTPRPLKLTEIADQFSRRTGHSLSQSEFLRWLDVCTGTQSSEDEPAFLKLRAHFFQRTIQGLWSCFNKDCEAKRNTPLPGNWPFGYVYVSRRQTCSCGSPVFEVGFCNECNEPHLLARDKRGKLVQWNESGGDEFSLLSEVDNDETPSDRESSQRSAKNLLILSSSPNEDLGFIPVDLDMNSAEFHVKSGETVRLGLNDGEVVCSKVGCEYAGSKGALPFRRSLLGSPFYVANAVPTVLEYCPDFKNEDGQKGHGPQSLPGRGRRLITFTDSRQGTARMAVSMQQEAERNRVRGLIVEVLSSHQRTLSNQSTPAEGVTAQDLLDQANNLRAMGMVAMANVLEEKARTVASGAVTTLAELTWGELANELRQKTDIKTSMLHYNQYHKPEIFRPNDGPLKLAEMLMFREFMRRPKFKNSLETQGLVKVGYSGLKNISTLPDYWEDSKLSLTDWKDFLKVALDFYVREGSFIQLEEDWRSWIGTRFSPKVLRNPVSEEADDNQVKRWPNIRNGNYSQRLIKMLLLAANLDPAKKGDVDRVNFWLGKAWLQLTENNRVLKSDGNRFYLAKEQMTFSLVDRAFVCPVTNKLLDTAFKVLTPYLPTHIKFNRLTDEERNRFKVTEVMLPEVWEFDHSQEDYVLGLEKVRKLVGSNEAIRNLRSQNLWTNLNDRAVEGGFYYRTAEHSAQQSSERLEDYEELFKKGQINVLNCSTTMEMGVDIGGIAAVVMNNVPPHPANYLQRAGRAGRSKEARALAYTLCKGNPHDQQVFANPSWPFETVIPAPAVALNSARLVQRHVNSLMLANFLCHEVGVTTKEKTRLDTQWFFNDEHGDSLCDRFISWLGKATLDLDQAVNDLAKGTALQGLSSFQLRTETIIKIKQLQSRWLEDYRYLVAEESNAKPNSPYLMRIQIEKRRHSEEYLLRDLAARTFLPGYGFPTDVVNFDNFTIEDYIREKESNKTSTKDRDDNVSRYKGLPSRNLAIAVREYAPGAEVILDGRVFRSAGVSLHWHNLNSNTNEAQKFDIAWRCDSCGGLGYEEGVVKNSELVCTNADCRRPIKLANIKKVLQPAGFVTDAYESVSNNIEHQKFIPVEPSWVFVDANKVPLPNPELGYMTYGVNGKVFHHSSGELGHGYALCLSCGRADSMVTAEEYPSGLSPAGSHFPPRPSKEDKDKNNRRLPCSGSANLVPNVVLGAYAYTDVFELILRRPVSGEFLADGLDDTKSIAITLAVALRAALSGILGISPSELGYAIRPARLENGAAIRVIQLYDIISGGAGFASSAPIHIETLLEKMVKQLECSHCETACSECLLDSQTRHDHDSLDRKLALEWLGTNFARHVELPQDEQLLTGAKYCPGSVEEVLRRHINEGAERLVLWLKGNENEWDLLAPEFRRAIHNYLLQDNVKVDLVLGFEPQDIDLQHDLYRLSVVGARIFKSSFDDSNPIVAQVIKDGAVFTIASKFSDALVPGSSWHQRGEMVVEVEAIDSAELTEVDTSRWMTKAESLVFDIEIVSELNGALNSFGYRFWKHIFSKHEELSALWENGKVTEVVYSDRYIQNPAAVTLLSALLKPVFDKNANGNALTVNTLFKPKERKGNRTHHDWISRDEFESFSQKWISKKLDAPVILNIFGSVRDIPHHRKLIIKLDTGKAIKVRLDQGIDYWNIRFEKAAESYFNFDDSVDYQLASLSDACGRAQAVNGERWATDVLVEVLE